The Pseudomonas extremaustralis genome contains a region encoding:
- a CDS encoding glucan biosynthesis protein G, whose amino-acid sequence MIVSPCNAPKLSAKRLRNVLVTGSALFCLFGAGQLWAFSLDDVSAKAKELAGQKYEAPRSNLPNEFREMKFADYQKIRFRNEKAEWADQNTPFKLSFYHQGMHFDTPVKINEVTADNVQEIKYDPSRFDFGDVKFDPKATEQLGYAGFRVLFPINKGDKQDEILTMLGASYFRVVGKDQVYGLSARGLAIDTALPSGEEFPRFTEFWIERPKPGDKHLVIFALLDSPRATGAYRLILRPGTDTVVDVKSQMFLRDKVSKLGVAPLTSMFLFGANQPSKVLNYRRELHDSSGLSIHAGNGEWIWRPLNNPKHLSVSNFFVENPRGFGLLQRGRNFSHYEDLDDNYDKRPSAWIEPEGDWGKGSVDLVEIPTADETNDNIVAFWSPEKLPEVGQPLDVSYRLHWTLDDAAFHSPDSAWVKQTLRSTGDVKQSNLIRQPDGSVAYLVDFEGPSLKKLPPDAPVRSQVSVGDNAELVENSVRYNEHTKGWRLTLRMKIKDAGKPTEMRAALVQDIAQPAPEKVSTQVLKADKVLAKQHEKQAKKDKEAKQPDAAPATPEPIKTEQVLTETWSYQLPADE is encoded by the coding sequence GTGATTGTTAGTCCCTGTAATGCACCAAAATTGTCTGCCAAACGGTTACGAAACGTACTGGTAACGGGCTCTGCCCTGTTTTGCCTGTTCGGCGCGGGTCAACTGTGGGCATTCAGTCTGGATGATGTGTCGGCCAAGGCAAAAGAGCTGGCCGGGCAGAAATACGAAGCTCCGCGCAGCAATCTGCCGAACGAATTCCGCGAAATGAAATTCGCTGACTACCAGAAGATTCGTTTCCGCAACGAAAAAGCCGAGTGGGCCGATCAGAACACGCCGTTCAAGCTGTCCTTCTATCACCAGGGTATGCATTTCGATACACCGGTGAAAATCAACGAAGTCACCGCCGACAACGTCCAGGAAATCAAATACGACCCTTCGCGCTTCGATTTCGGCGACGTCAAGTTCGATCCCAAGGCCACCGAGCAACTGGGTTATGCCGGTTTCCGCGTGCTGTTCCCGATCAACAAGGGCGACAAGCAAGACGAAATCCTGACCATGCTCGGCGCCAGCTATTTCCGCGTCGTGGGCAAGGACCAGGTGTACGGCCTGTCCGCCCGTGGCCTGGCGATCGACACCGCGCTGCCGTCCGGCGAAGAGTTCCCGCGTTTCACCGAGTTCTGGATCGAGCGTCCGAAACCGGGTGACAAGCACCTGGTGATCTTCGCCCTGCTGGATTCGCCGCGCGCCACCGGTGCCTATCGCCTGATCCTGCGTCCGGGCACCGACACCGTGGTCGACGTCAAATCCCAGATGTTCCTGCGCGACAAGGTCAGCAAGCTGGGCGTTGCCCCGCTGACCTCGATGTTCCTGTTCGGCGCGAACCAGCCGTCCAAGGTCCTCAACTACCGTCGCGAGCTGCATGATTCCAGCGGCCTGTCGATCCATGCCGGCAACGGCGAGTGGATCTGGCGCCCGCTGAACAACCCTAAACACCTGTCGGTCAGCAACTTCTTCGTCGAGAACCCGCGCGGGTTCGGCCTGCTGCAACGCGGTCGCAACTTCAGCCACTACGAAGACCTGGACGACAACTACGACAAGCGCCCAAGCGCCTGGATCGAGCCTGAAGGCGACTGGGGCAAGGGTTCCGTCGACCTGGTCGAGATCCCGACCGCCGACGAAACCAACGACAACATCGTGGCCTTCTGGAGCCCGGAAAAACTGCCGGAAGTCGGCCAGCCGCTGGACGTGTCCTACCGCTTGCACTGGACCCTGGACGACGCCGCGTTCCATTCGCCGGACAGCGCCTGGGTCAAGCAGACCCTGCGTTCGACCGGCGATGTGAAGCAATCCAACCTGATCCGTCAGCCGGACGGCAGCGTGGCCTACCTGGTGGACTTCGAGGGCCCGTCCCTGAAGAAACTGCCGCCGGACGCCCCGGTTCGCAGCCAGGTGAGCGTGGGAGATAACGCCGAGCTGGTGGAAAACAGCGTGCGTTACAACGAGCACACCAAAGGCTGGCGCCTGACCCTGCGCATGAAGATCAAGGACGCGGGCAAGCCGACCGAGATGCGTGCGGCCCTGGTCCAGGACATCGCGCAGCCTGCGCCTGAGAAGGTGTCGACCCAAGTGCTCAAGGCTGACAAGGTTTTGGCCAAGCAGCACGAGAAACAGGCCAAGAAAGACAAGGAAGCCAAGCAGCCAGACGCTGCCCCAGCCACGCCGGAGCCGATCAAGACAGAGCAAGTCCTGACCGAAACCTGGAGCTATCAGTTGCCTGCCGATGAGTAA
- the hutG gene encoding N-formylglutamate deformylase, which translates to MEKVLNFKKGRVPLLISMPHAGLRLTPAVEAGLIPQAQSLPDTDWHIPTLYDFADELGASTLAAEYSRFVIDLNRPADDKPLYAGATTGLYPATLFDGVPLFRAGLEPSEAERAGYLQKIWGPYHRTLQEELARLKAEFGYALLFDAHSIRSVIPHLFDGKLPDFNLGTFNGAACDPELARRLQALCATHPQYTHVLNGRFKGGHITRHYGNPAQDIHAVQLELCQSTYMEEVEPFRYRADLAAPTRVVLKQLLEAFLAWGQQRYG; encoded by the coding sequence GTGGAAAAGGTCCTGAACTTCAAAAAAGGCCGCGTGCCGCTGCTGATCAGCATGCCCCACGCCGGCCTGCGCCTGACGCCGGCAGTGGAGGCCGGCTTGATCCCCCAGGCGCAAAGCCTGCCGGACACCGACTGGCACATCCCCACCCTGTATGACTTCGCCGACGAGCTGGGCGCCAGCACCCTGGCGGCGGAGTATTCGCGGTTCGTCATCGACCTGAACCGGCCAGCCGACGATAAACCCTTGTACGCCGGCGCCACCACCGGCCTGTACCCGGCGACGCTGTTCGATGGCGTGCCGTTGTTCCGCGCGGGGCTGGAACCGAGCGAAGCCGAACGCGCCGGCTATCTGCAAAAAATCTGGGGCCCGTATCACCGCACGCTGCAAGAGGAACTGGCGCGACTCAAAGCCGAGTTCGGCTATGCGCTGCTGTTCGATGCGCACTCGATCCGCTCGGTGATCCCGCACCTGTTCGACGGCAAGCTGCCGGACTTCAACCTGGGCACCTTCAACGGCGCCGCCTGCGATCCGGAATTGGCCCGCCGGCTGCAAGCCCTCTGCGCGACTCATCCGCAGTACACCCATGTGCTGAACGGGCGCTTCAAGGGCGGCCATATCACCCGCCATTACGGCAACCCGGCGCAGGATATTCACGCGGTGCAGTTGGAGCTGTGCCAGAGCACTTATATGGAAGAAGTTGAACCGTTCCGCTACCGCGCCGATCTGGCCGCACCGACGCGGGTGGTGTTGAAGCAGTTGCTGGAAGCGTTCCTGGCCTGGGGACAGCAGCGCTACGGGTGA
- a CDS encoding ABC transporter permease gives MFPERFTFSIADWVNGWVDSLVTQYGDVFRHISDTLLWAIVNLEGLLRATPWWLMLAIVGAVAWHATRKWVTTAVIVGLLFLVGAVGLWDKLMQTLALMLVATLISVLIGIPLGILSARSNRLRSVLMPLLDIMQTMPSFVYLIPVLMLFGLGKVPAIFATVIYAAPPLIRLTDLGIRQVDGEVMEAINAFGANRWQQLFGVQLPLALPSIMAGINQTTMMALSMVVIASMIGARGLGEDVLVGIQTLNVGRGLEAGLAIVILAVVIDRITQAYGRPRHEASQ, from the coding sequence ATGTTTCCTGAGCGTTTTACGTTTTCCATCGCCGACTGGGTCAACGGTTGGGTGGATTCACTGGTCACCCAGTATGGCGATGTGTTCCGGCATATCTCCGACACGCTGCTGTGGGCCATCGTCAACCTCGAGGGCCTGCTGCGCGCAACGCCCTGGTGGCTGATGCTGGCCATCGTCGGCGCGGTGGCCTGGCACGCCACGCGCAAATGGGTGACTACGGCGGTGATCGTCGGTTTGCTGTTCCTGGTGGGCGCGGTCGGCCTGTGGGACAAACTGATGCAGACCCTGGCGCTGATGCTGGTCGCCACACTGATCTCGGTGCTGATCGGCATTCCCCTGGGCATCCTTTCGGCGCGCAGCAATCGCCTGCGTTCGGTGCTGATGCCGTTGCTCGACATCATGCAAACCATGCCCAGCTTCGTGTACCTGATCCCGGTGTTGATGCTGTTTGGCCTGGGCAAGGTTCCGGCGATTTTCGCCACGGTGATCTACGCCGCGCCGCCGTTGATCCGCCTCACCGACCTGGGCATTCGCCAGGTCGACGGCGAAGTCATGGAGGCCATCAACGCCTTTGGCGCCAACCGCTGGCAGCAACTGTTCGGCGTGCAACTGCCGCTGGCGTTGCCGAGCATCATGGCCGGCATCAACCAGACCACCATGATGGCCCTGTCGATGGTGGTCATCGCCTCGATGATCGGCGCCCGTGGCCTGGGCGAAGACGTGCTCGTCGGGATCCAGACCCTCAACGTCGGTCGCGGCCTTGAAGCCGGGTTGGCCATCGTGATTCTCGCCGTGGTCATCGACCGCATCACCCAGGCCTACGGTCGTCCACGGCATGAGGCGAGCCAATGA
- the pip gene encoding prolyl aminopeptidase, translated as MQTWYPQIKPYARHDLAVDDIHTLYVDESGSPEGLPVVFIHGGPGSGCDAQSRCYFDPNLYRIVTFDQRGCGRSTPRASLENNTTWDLVADLERIREHLGIDKWVLFGGSWGSTLALAYAQTHPERVHGLIVRGIFLARPQDIHWFYQEGASRLFPDYWQDYIAPIPVDERHDMIAAYHKRLTGNDQIAQMHAAKAWSGWEGRMLGLCPSPQHVERFAEPQRALSIARIECHYFTNNSFLEPDQLIRDMHKIAHLPGVIIHGRYDMICPLDNAWALHQAWPNSELQVIREAGHAASEPGITDALVRATGEMARRLLDLPPEEA; from the coding sequence ATGCAGACTTGGTACCCGCAGATCAAACCCTACGCCCGGCACGATCTGGCCGTCGATGACATCCACACGCTGTACGTCGATGAAAGTGGCTCCCCCGAAGGCTTGCCCGTTGTTTTCATCCATGGTGGCCCTGGCTCCGGTTGCGACGCCCAGAGCCGCTGCTATTTCGACCCGAACCTCTACCGTATCGTCACCTTCGACCAGCGTGGCTGCGGCCGTTCGACGCCCCGCGCCAGCCTGGAAAACAACACCACCTGGGACCTGGTCGCCGACCTCGAACGCATCCGCGAACACCTGGGCATCGACAAATGGGTGCTGTTCGGCGGTTCCTGGGGCTCGACCCTGGCCCTGGCCTACGCCCAAACCCATCCCGAGCGCGTGCATGGCTTGATCGTGCGCGGGATCTTCCTGGCCCGCCCGCAAGACATCCACTGGTTCTACCAGGAAGGCGCGAGCCGCCTGTTCCCGGATTATTGGCAGGACTACATCGCACCGATTCCCGTCGATGAGCGCCACGACATGATCGCGGCCTACCACAAGCGCCTGACCGGCAACGACCAGATCGCCCAGATGCACGCGGCCAAGGCCTGGTCCGGCTGGGAAGGGCGCATGCTCGGCCTGTGCCCGAGCCCTCAGCATGTGGAGCGTTTTGCCGAACCGCAACGGGCGCTGTCGATTGCGCGCATCGAGTGCCACTACTTCACCAATAACTCCTTCCTGGAGCCTGACCAACTGATCCGCGACATGCACAAGATCGCCCATCTGCCGGGCGTCATCATCCATGGGCGCTACGACATGATCTGCCCGCTGGATAACGCCTGGGCGCTGCACCAAGCCTGGCCCAACAGCGAACTGCAAGTGATCCGCGAAGCGGGCCATGCGGCGTCCGAACCCGGTATTACCGATGCGCTGGTTCGCGCGACCGGCGAAATGGCCCGGCGCCTGCTCGACCTGCCACCAGAAGAAGCATGA
- the hutI gene encoding imidazolonepropionase, whose translation MKTLWQHCHIATMAHGKYSIIEDAALVTAGHLIEWIGPRSQVHSADYAQVHDLQGAWVTPGLIDCHTHTVFGGNRSGEFEQRLEGVSYAEIAAQGGGIASTVRATRAASEDELFASAHKRLRSLLRDGVTTVEIKSGYGLDLASERKLLRVIRRLGDALPVSVRATCLAAHALPPEYKDRADDYIEHICTDMLPALATEGLVDAVDAFCEYLAFSPAQVERVFKVARQLGLPVKLHAEQLSSLHGSSLAARYQALSADHLEFMTEDDAIAMAAAGTVAVLLPGAFYFLRETQLPPMDALRKHGVKIAIASDLNPGTSPVLSLRLMLNMACTLLRMTPEEALAGATQHAATALGMGDTHGSLEVGKVADFVAWQIDRPADLAYWLGGELDKRVVRHGVDVTL comes from the coding sequence ATGAAAACCCTTTGGCAGCATTGCCACATCGCAACCATGGCCCACGGCAAGTATTCGATCATCGAGGATGCCGCCCTGGTGACCGCCGGCCACTTGATCGAGTGGATCGGCCCGCGCAGCCAGGTGCACAGCGCGGATTACGCCCAGGTCCACGACCTGCAAGGCGCGTGGGTCACCCCCGGACTGATCGACTGCCACACCCACACGGTGTTCGGTGGCAATCGCAGCGGCGAATTCGAGCAGCGCCTCGAAGGCGTGAGCTACGCCGAGATCGCGGCCCAGGGCGGCGGCATTGCCAGCACCGTGCGTGCCACCCGCGCCGCCAGCGAAGATGAACTGTTCGCCAGCGCCCACAAGCGCCTGCGCAGTCTGCTGCGGGACGGCGTGACCACGGTGGAGATCAAGTCCGGCTACGGCCTGGACCTGGCCAGTGAGCGCAAGCTGCTGCGGGTGATTCGGCGCCTCGGCGATGCGCTGCCGGTCAGCGTGCGTGCCACCTGCCTGGCGGCCCACGCCTTGCCGCCGGAGTACAAGGACCGCGCCGACGATTACATCGAGCACATCTGCACCGACATGCTGCCGGCCCTGGCGACGGAGGGGCTGGTGGATGCAGTGGATGCATTCTGCGAATACCTGGCGTTCTCGCCCGCACAGGTCGAGCGCGTGTTCAAGGTTGCCCGGCAACTCGGCCTGCCGGTGAAGCTGCACGCCGAACAACTGTCGTCGCTGCACGGCTCCAGCCTGGCGGCGCGTTACCAGGCATTGTCGGCGGATCACCTAGAGTTCATGACCGAAGACGACGCCATCGCCATGGCCGCCGCCGGCACCGTCGCGGTACTGCTGCCGGGGGCGTTCTACTTCCTGCGCGAAACCCAGTTGCCGCCGATGGACGCCCTGCGCAAGCACGGCGTGAAGATCGCCATCGCCAGCGATCTCAACCCCGGCACTTCGCCGGTGTTGTCATTGCGCCTGATGCTGAACATGGCCTGCACCCTGTTGCGCATGACCCCGGAAGAAGCCCTGGCCGGCGCCACGCAACACGCGGCCACGGCCTTGGGCATGGGCGACACCCATGGTTCGCTGGAAGTGGGCAAGGTCGCGGATTTCGTCGCCTGGCAGATCGATCGTCCCGCCGACCTGGCCTACTGGCTCGGCGGCGAATTGGATAAACGCGTCGTGCGCCATGGTGTCGACGTCACCCTTTAA
- the dtd gene encoding D-aminoacyl-tRNA deacylase produces the protein MKGLLQRVRGARVEVAGEIVGAIDQGLLVLVAVEPSDTVESADKLLHKLLNYRVFSDDEGKMNLSLKDIDGGLLLVSQFTLAADTKSGLRPSFSTAAPPALGAALFDHLLLQAQQLHGKVASGRFGADMQVHLVNDGPVTFLLQT, from the coding sequence ATGAAGGGCCTGTTGCAACGGGTGCGCGGCGCCCGTGTCGAAGTCGCGGGTGAAATAGTAGGGGCGATCGACCAGGGTTTGCTGGTGCTGGTGGCTGTCGAACCGTCGGATACTGTCGAGAGCGCCGACAAATTGCTGCACAAGCTGCTTAACTACCGGGTGTTCAGTGACGACGAGGGCAAGATGAACTTGTCATTGAAGGATATCGACGGGGGTTTGTTGCTGGTGTCTCAGTTCACTCTGGCGGCGGATACCAAGAGCGGACTGCGGCCAAGCTTCTCCACGGCGGCCCCACCTGCCTTGGGAGCGGCGCTTTTCGACCACTTGCTGTTACAAGCGCAACAATTGCATGGCAAAGTGGCATCAGGCCGTTTTGGTGCCGATATGCAGGTGCATTTGGTCAATGATGGCCCTGTGACCTTCCTCTTACAGACATGA
- the hutH gene encoding histidine ammonia-lyase translates to MTALNLIPGQLSLAQLRAIYQQPVTLSLDASASSQIEASVACVEQILAENRTAYGINTGFGLLASTRIASADLENLQRSLVLSHAAGVGEPISDALVRLVMVLKVNSLSRGFSGIRRQVIDALIALINAEVYPHIPLKGSVGASGDLAPLAHMSLVLLGEGKARYKGQWLDATDALKVAGLTPLTLAAKEGLALLNGTQVSTAYALRGLFEGEDLFAGALACGALTVEAVLGSRSPFDARIHAARGQRGQIDSAAAYRDLLGDSSQVSQSHENCDKVQDPYSLRCQPQVMGACLTQLRQAAEVLVIEANAVSDNPLVFAAEGDVISGGNFHAEPVAMAADNMALAIAEIGALSERRISLMMDKHMSQLPPFLVGNGGVNSGFMIAQVTAAALASENKALAHPHSVDSLPTSANQEDHVSMAPAAGKRLWEMAENTRGVLAVEWLAACQGLDLREGLKTSSKLEKARSLLRSKVAFYDKDRFFAPDITAATELLASRCLNELAPAKLLPSL, encoded by the coding sequence GTGACTGCGCTAAACCTGATTCCCGGCCAACTGAGCCTTGCCCAACTGCGGGCTATCTACCAGCAGCCGGTGACCCTCAGCCTGGATGCCAGCGCATCGAGCCAGATCGAAGCCAGTGTGGCCTGCGTGGAGCAGATTCTCGCCGAGAACCGCACCGCTTACGGCATCAACACTGGTTTCGGCCTGCTGGCCTCGACCCGCATCGCCAGCGCTGACCTGGAAAACCTCCAGCGCTCCCTGGTGCTGTCCCATGCCGCCGGCGTCGGCGAGCCGATCAGCGATGCGCTGGTGCGGCTGGTCATGGTGCTCAAGGTCAACAGCCTCAGCCGAGGTTTCTCGGGGATTCGTCGGCAGGTGATCGACGCGTTGATCGCGCTGATCAACGCCGAGGTCTACCCGCATATTCCGCTCAAGGGCTCGGTCGGTGCCTCCGGCGACCTGGCGCCGCTGGCCCACATGTCCCTGGTGCTGCTCGGCGAAGGCAAGGCACGCTACAAGGGCCAATGGCTGGACGCGACCGACGCGCTGAAAGTCGCCGGCCTCACGCCGCTGACCCTCGCCGCCAAGGAGGGCCTGGCGCTGCTCAACGGCACCCAGGTGTCCACCGCCTATGCCTTGCGCGGGTTGTTCGAGGGCGAAGACCTGTTCGCCGGCGCGCTGGCGTGCGGTGCGCTCACCGTCGAAGCGGTGCTGGGGTCGCGCTCGCCGTTCGATGCGCGGATTCATGCGGCGCGCGGCCAGCGTGGGCAGATCGACTCGGCGGCGGCCTATCGTGACCTGCTCGGCGACAGCAGCCAGGTGTCCCAGTCCCACGAAAACTGCGACAAGGTCCAGGACCCCTATTCCCTGCGCTGCCAGCCGCAAGTCATGGGCGCCTGCCTGACCCAGTTGCGCCAGGCCGCCGAGGTGCTGGTGATCGAAGCCAATGCCGTGTCGGACAACCCGCTGGTGTTTGCCGCCGAGGGCGACGTGATTTCCGGCGGTAACTTCCACGCCGAACCGGTGGCCATGGCCGCCGACAACATGGCGCTGGCCATCGCCGAAATCGGCGCCCTGAGCGAGCGGCGTATCTCGTTGATGATGGACAAGCACATGTCGCAACTGCCGCCGTTCCTGGTGGGCAATGGCGGGGTCAACTCCGGGTTCATGATCGCCCAGGTCACCGCCGCTGCGCTCGCCAGCGAAAACAAGGCGCTGGCCCATCCCCACAGCGTCGACAGCCTGCCGACTTCGGCGAACCAGGAAGATCACGTGTCCATGGCCCCGGCTGCGGGCAAGCGCCTGTGGGAAATGGCCGAGAACACCCGTGGCGTGCTGGCGGTGGAATGGCTGGCCGCGTGCCAGGGCCTGGACCTGCGCGAAGGCCTGAAGACCTCGTCGAAACTGGAAAAAGCCCGCAGCCTCCTGCGCAGCAAAGTGGCGTTCTACGACAAGGACCGCTTCTTCGCCCCGGACATCACGGCCGCGACCGAACTGCTCGCCAGCCGCTGCCTGAACGAACTGGCACCGGCCAAGCTCCTGCCGAGCCTCTAA
- a CDS encoding quaternary amine ABC transporter ATP-binding protein, whose protein sequence is MMTVSKIEVKNVYKIFGNRSKDALALIGQGKTKDQVLAETGCVIGVNDLSLSIATGEIFVIMGLSGSGKSTLVRHFNRLIDPTSGAILVDGEDILQLDMNALREFRRHKISMVFQSFGLLPHKNVLDNVAYGLKVRGETPQVCSERALHWIETVGLKGYENKYPHQLSGGMRQRVGLARALAADTDIILMDEAFSALDPLIRAEMQDQLLDLQKTLHKTIVFITHDLDEAVRIGNRIAILKDGKLIQVGTPREILDSPADEYVDRFVQRRAAVV, encoded by the coding sequence ATGATGACGGTGAGCAAAATCGAAGTGAAAAACGTCTACAAGATTTTCGGCAACCGCTCCAAGGACGCGCTGGCGCTGATCGGCCAGGGCAAGACCAAGGACCAGGTGCTGGCCGAGACCGGTTGCGTGATCGGCGTGAACGATTTGTCCCTGAGCATCGCCACCGGTGAGATCTTCGTGATCATGGGCCTGTCCGGCTCCGGCAAATCCACCCTGGTACGCCACTTCAACCGCTTGATCGACCCCACCAGCGGCGCGATCCTGGTGGACGGCGAAGACATCCTGCAACTGGACATGAACGCCCTGCGCGAATTCCGTCGGCACAAGATCAGCATGGTGTTCCAGAGCTTCGGCCTGCTGCCCCACAAGAACGTGCTCGACAACGTCGCCTACGGCCTCAAAGTGCGCGGCGAAACCCCGCAGGTATGCAGCGAACGTGCGCTGCACTGGATCGAAACCGTGGGCCTGAAGGGCTACGAAAACAAATACCCGCACCAGCTTTCCGGCGGCATGCGCCAACGGGTCGGCCTGGCACGCGCCCTCGCGGCGGACACCGACATCATCCTGATGGACGAAGCCTTCAGCGCCCTCGACCCGCTGATCCGCGCCGAGATGCAGGACCAGTTGCTCGACCTGCAAAAGACCCTGCACAAGACCATCGTGTTCATCACCCACGACCTCGACGAAGCCGTGCGTATCGGCAACCGCATCGCGATCCTCAAGGATGGCAAGCTGATCCAGGTCGGCACACCGCGGGAGATCCTGGATTCGCCGGCGGACGAGTATGTGGACCGGTTCGTCCAGCGGCGGGCGGCGGTGGTCTGA
- a CDS encoding purine-cytosine permease family protein, whose product MAGNDARASTTPLIERRSIDYIPEAERHGRLLSQFTLWMGANLQITAIVTGALAVVLGGDVFWSLIGLLIGQLLGGGVMALHAAQGPRLGLPQMISSRVQFGVYGAAIPIVLVCLMYLGFTATGTVLSGQALGQLFGVSDSVGILLFASVIVLVTVLGYRVIHFIGRVASVIGVIAFVYLFSRLMSQTDIGALLQIRHFSWSSFLLAVSLAASWQIAFGPYVADYSRYLPSRTSSLKTFLAAGAGSVIGAQVAMVLGVFAAALSNGQFAGHEVAYIVGLGGTGATAALLYFSIAFGKVTISTLNSYGSFMCIATIISGFRGRLEVTRLQRLVFVLVIVGTATLIALLGQHSFLGAFKSFILFLLAFFTPWSAINLVDYYCITRDRYDVPALADPNGRYGRWNLLGIGVYVFGVLVQLPFISTKFYTGPLVAALGDVDISWIIGLVLPAAVYYVCAKKWHGAIPERLILPAQQGAAPMATPIKSGLTAQA is encoded by the coding sequence ATGGCTGGGAATGACGCGCGTGCAAGCACCACCCCGTTGATCGAAAGGCGTTCGATCGACTACATCCCGGAAGCGGAAAGACACGGTCGTCTATTGAGTCAGTTCACCCTGTGGATGGGTGCCAACCTGCAAATCACCGCGATTGTCACCGGGGCCCTGGCCGTGGTGCTGGGCGGTGATGTGTTCTGGTCGTTGATCGGTCTGTTGATCGGCCAACTGCTCGGCGGCGGGGTCATGGCGTTGCATGCGGCGCAAGGGCCCAGGCTTGGTTTGCCGCAGATGATTTCCAGCCGGGTCCAGTTCGGGGTGTATGGCGCCGCCATTCCGATCGTGCTGGTGTGTTTGATGTACCTGGGCTTCACCGCCACGGGGACCGTGCTGTCCGGTCAGGCGCTGGGCCAGCTGTTTGGCGTCAGCGACAGTGTCGGGATCCTGCTGTTCGCCAGTGTCATCGTGCTGGTCACGGTGCTGGGTTACCGGGTGATCCATTTCATCGGCCGTGTCGCCAGCGTCATTGGCGTGATTGCCTTTGTTTACCTGTTCAGCCGCCTGATGAGCCAGACCGACATTGGCGCGCTCCTGCAAATCCGCCACTTCAGTTGGAGCAGCTTCCTGCTCGCGGTGTCGCTGGCGGCTTCCTGGCAAATCGCCTTTGGCCCTTACGTGGCGGACTATTCGCGCTACCTGCCGAGCCGGACGTCCTCGCTGAAAACCTTTCTGGCCGCCGGCGCGGGTTCGGTGATTGGCGCACAGGTGGCGATGGTGCTCGGTGTGTTTGCCGCCGCGCTGTCCAACGGCCAATTCGCCGGTCACGAAGTGGCCTACATCGTCGGCTTGGGCGGTACGGGGGCCACTGCGGCGCTGCTGTATTTCAGCATCGCGTTCGGCAAGGTGACCATTTCCACGCTGAACTCCTACGGCAGCTTCATGTGCATCGCCACCATCATCAGCGGCTTTCGCGGACGCCTGGAGGTCACGCGTTTGCAGCGCCTGGTGTTCGTACTGGTCATCGTCGGTACGGCGACCCTGATCGCGTTGCTCGGTCAGCACTCGTTCCTCGGGGCGTTCAAGTCTTTCATCCTGTTCCTGCTGGCGTTCTTCACGCCCTGGAGCGCGATCAACCTGGTGGACTACTACTGCATCACCCGCGATCGCTATGACGTGCCGGCGCTGGCCGACCCGAACGGGCGCTACGGCCGTTGGAACCTGCTCGGTATCGGCGTCTACGTGTTCGGCGTGCTGGTGCAATTGCCGTTCATCTCCACCAAGTTCTACACCGGTCCGCTGGTGGCCGCCCTGGGTGATGTGGATATCTCCTGGATCATCGGCCTGGTACTGCCCGCCGCCGTGTATTACGTGTGTGCGAAAAAATGGCACGGCGCAATTCCCGAACGGCTGATCCTGCCGGCACAGCAGGGTGCCGCCCCCATGGCGACGCCTATAAAAAGTGGGTTGACTGCGCAGGCATGA